Proteins encoded in a region of the Cyanobium sp. AMD-g genome:
- a CDS encoding biliverdin-producing heme oxygenase has translation MTTAIPAAISDHARPADVLARKGFGPRVRQLHGRIGVAHHQAEGMSFSRSLLAGQANPCQLAALIRALAPAYDLIEAQGPLLAAALGAEGFPWADLARSQALHQDIARLAVVPATPASAAAGIWLEHLQRLTQQAPHRFMAHVYVRYGGDLSGGQQLAEQAQAILASQGLPPLQFWQFQRPIPELKQELHDAIERMELSEDEEQELLEESVVAFHDTQRLLAELGDLAA, from the coding sequence TCGCCCGCAAGGGGTTCGGTCCCCGGGTGCGCCAGCTCCATGGCCGCATCGGTGTCGCCCACCACCAGGCCGAGGGCATGTCCTTCTCCCGGTCGCTGCTGGCGGGCCAGGCCAATCCGTGCCAGCTGGCGGCCCTGATCCGTGCCCTCGCGCCCGCCTACGACCTGATCGAAGCCCAGGGCCCCCTGCTCGCTGCCGCCCTGGGGGCCGAGGGCTTCCCCTGGGCCGACCTGGCCCGCAGCCAGGCCCTGCACCAGGACATCGCCAGGCTGGCCGTTGTCCCGGCCACGCCCGCTTCCGCGGCGGCCGGGATCTGGCTGGAGCACCTGCAGCGTCTGACCCAGCAGGCCCCGCATCGGTTCATGGCCCATGTCTATGTGCGCTACGGCGGCGATCTCTCCGGTGGCCAGCAGCTGGCCGAGCAGGCCCAGGCCATCCTCGCCAGCCAGGGCCTGCCGCCCCTGCAGTTCTGGCAGTTCCAGCGCCCCATCCCTGAGCTGAAGCAGGAGCTGCATGACGCCATCGAACGGATGGAGCTCAGCGAGGACGAGGAGCAGGAGCTGCTGGAGGAATCCGTGGTCGCCTTCCACGACACCCAGCGATTGCTGGCGGAGCTGGGGGACCTCGCCGCCTAG
- a CDS encoding DUF2808 domain-containing protein, with protein sequence MAHPSWPRPPGGSAALLPLAALLLLLGSAAPGARALELGGRTAFVRAPWKVTLTSYTTNVGQSPAEYFFTLSLDELAGASLGGLTIQQTRGADWQFPFAVERTRAFLGAPRREGRQIPVLASFEPAARRFTLQFPEPVPPGATVTVSLRPWFNPVQADTYLFQVTAIPAGPGPVASPVGVGTLRIYQPNDW encoded by the coding sequence ATGGCCCATCCTTCGTGGCCCAGGCCCCCGGGGGGGAGTGCCGCCCTCCTGCCGCTGGCGGCGCTCTTGTTGCTGCTCGGCAGCGCGGCGCCCGGCGCCCGAGCCCTGGAGCTGGGCGGCCGCACCGCGTTCGTGCGGGCCCCCTGGAAGGTGACCCTCACCAGCTACACCACCAACGTGGGCCAATCCCCGGCGGAGTACTTTTTCACCCTCAGCCTCGATGAGCTGGCGGGTGCCTCCCTCGGCGGGCTGACCATCCAGCAGACCAGGGGTGCCGACTGGCAGTTCCCCTTCGCCGTCGAGCGGACCCGGGCCTTCCTGGGGGCCCCCCGTCGCGAGGGCCGCCAGATCCCCGTGCTGGCCAGCTTCGAACCGGCCGCTAGGCGCTTCACCCTGCAATTCCCTGAGCCCGTTCCCCCCGGGGCGACCGTCACCGTGTCGCTGCGGCCCTGGTTCAACCCCGTCCAGGCCGACACCTATCTGTTTCAGGTCACGGCGATTCCAGCCGGACCGGGCCCAGTGGCAAGCCCGGTGGGGGTGGGTACCCTGCGCATCTACCAACCCAACGACTGGTGA
- a CDS encoding glutathione S-transferase family protein, with protein sequence MAGSISVPFEPMDWAELAAEAAPTLATPAFRDPATGPTSPQALWRLFGRPEGEVRVTLYRDHHAWCPYCQKVWLWLEEQRIPYRIRKVTMFCYGQKEPWYTDLVRGGMLPALELDGRLITESDRILEALEASFGPLGQGMNAQQVLPLRQLERQLFRAWCQWLCVPSRGAREEARGQQGFDRFAERFASALNAGPGPFLLGELGTVDLIFVPYLERMNASLAYYKGYLLRERYPAIDRWFHALEQRSTYLGTQSDFHTHAHDLPPQMGGCYASGLPQQQAMAQRIDAGPWPLVAPPGSDPETSQSEPADAAGVALARVLRHRDTLLARNPLGRDGLDRPLRCALTLLITGSECPPPAGSAKGLRYLRDRISVPRDMPLHAARRLRRSFEATARLDPANATAQGEPIPVQHRRDQDPSPFLAGANRSAGAAP encoded by the coding sequence ATGGCCGGCTCCATCTCCGTGCCATTCGAGCCCATGGACTGGGCAGAGCTGGCCGCGGAGGCGGCGCCCACCCTCGCCACCCCAGCCTTTCGGGATCCGGCGACAGGGCCCACCAGTCCCCAGGCCCTGTGGCGTCTGTTCGGCCGTCCGGAAGGGGAGGTCCGGGTGACGCTCTACCGGGACCACCACGCCTGGTGCCCGTACTGCCAGAAGGTCTGGCTGTGGCTGGAGGAGCAGCGGATTCCTTATCGGATCCGAAAGGTGACGATGTTCTGCTACGGGCAGAAGGAACCCTGGTACACCGACCTGGTACGGGGCGGCATGTTGCCGGCCCTTGAGCTGGACGGTCGGCTGATCACCGAGAGCGACCGCATTCTGGAAGCCCTTGAGGCGAGTTTCGGTCCGCTTGGGCAGGGAATGAACGCCCAGCAGGTGCTTCCCCTGCGCCAGTTGGAGCGTCAGTTGTTCCGGGCCTGGTGCCAGTGGCTCTGCGTCCCGAGCCGCGGGGCCCGGGAGGAGGCGCGGGGCCAGCAGGGTTTCGATCGCTTCGCCGAACGCTTCGCCAGCGCCCTCAACGCCGGCCCCGGACCGTTTCTGCTGGGGGAGCTGGGCACGGTGGACCTGATCTTCGTGCCCTACCTCGAGCGCATGAACGCCAGCCTGGCTTACTACAAGGGGTACCTGCTGCGGGAGCGCTACCCGGCCATCGATCGCTGGTTCCATGCCCTCGAGCAGCGTTCCACCTATCTGGGCACCCAGAGCGACTTCCACACCCACGCCCACGACCTACCCCCCCAGATGGGGGGCTGTTACGCCAGCGGTCTGCCGCAGCAGCAGGCCATGGCGCAGCGCATCGATGCCGGCCCCTGGCCGCTGGTGGCCCCACCCGGCTCCGATCCCGAAACCAGCCAGAGCGAGCCGGCAGATGCGGCCGGCGTGGCCCTGGCCAGGGTGCTGCGGCACCGGGACACCCTGCTGGCACGCAATCCCCTCGGCCGTGACGGGCTGGATCGGCCCTTGCGCTGCGCGCTCACCCTCCTGATCACCGGAAGCGAGTGCCCGCCGCCGGCGGGATCGGCCAAGGGGCTGCGCTACCTGCGCGATCGCATCAGCGTGCCGAGGGACATGCCACTGCACGCCGCCCGTCGGCTGCGCCGCTCCTTTGAGGCCACCGCCCGCCTGGATCCGGCCAACGCCACCGCCCAGGGGGAGCCGATTCCGGTGCAGCATCGCCGCGACCAGGATCCGTCTCCATTCCTGGCCGGTGCGAACCGCTCCGCAGGTGCGGCCCCTTAG
- a CDS encoding phycocyanin subunit beta, which yields MFDAFTKLVAQADARGEFLSPGQIDALAAMVAESNKRMDTVNRITSNASKIVTNAARDLFDQQPALIAPGGNAYTHRRMAACLRDMEIVLRYITYAIFTGDASVLEDRCLNGLRETYLALGVPGASVAEGIRKMKDAAIAIASDRNGITQGDCAALMSEVGTYFDRAAAAVA from the coding sequence ATGTTCGACGCCTTCACCAAGCTCGTTGCCCAGGCCGACGCCCGCGGCGAGTTCCTCAGCCCCGGCCAGATCGACGCCCTGGCAGCCATGGTGGCCGAGAGCAACAAGCGGATGGACACCGTCAACCGCATCACCTCCAACGCCTCGAAGATCGTCACCAACGCCGCCCGCGATCTGTTCGACCAGCAGCCCGCCCTGATCGCCCCCGGGGGCAACGCCTACACCCATCGCCGCATGGCCGCCTGCCTGCGCGACATGGAGATCGTTCTGCGTTACATCACCTACGCGATCTTCACCGGTGATGCCTCTGTCCTCGAGGACCGCTGCCTCAACGGCCTGCGTGAGACCTACCTAGCCCTCGGCGTCCCCGGAGCTTCGGTGGCCGAAGGCATCCGCAAGATGAAGGACGCCGCCATCGCCATCGCCAGTGATCGCAACGGCATCACCCAGGGGGACTGCGCCGCCCTGATGTCGGAAGTGGGCACCTACTTCGACCGCGCCGCCGCCGCCGTCGCCTGA
- a CDS encoding DUF427 domain-containing protein, protein MQASWNGRVIASSDDIVTVEGNAYFPAESLDEACIRPSNHRSVCGWKGEAHYYDLVVDGKENANAVWYYPEPKEAASNIRGRVAFWKGVSVA, encoded by the coding sequence ATGCAGGCCAGCTGGAATGGAAGGGTGATCGCCAGCAGCGATGACATCGTGACGGTGGAAGGCAACGCCTACTTCCCGGCGGAGTCGCTGGATGAAGCCTGCATCAGGCCTTCCAACCACCGCTCGGTCTGCGGCTGGAAGGGGGAAGCCCACTACTACGACCTGGTGGTGGACGGCAAGGAGAATGCCAATGCCGTCTGGTACTACCCGGAGCCGAAGGAGGCCGCCAGCAACATCCGTGGCCGGGTGGCCTTCTGGAAAGGCGTGTCGGTGGCCTGA
- a CDS encoding NAD(P)/FAD-dependent oxidoreductase, with amino-acid sequence MSSAPAGLRIAVVGAGSSGLLLSLILQRQGHRVSLFERSPRLRTEGCGILLVKSGVEAVAAAAIPGLLDDLLAGGHPVQRFVFRNLRGDLIDASPAEREADALPSLLIHRRAILDALWRHFDPAGFQGGRCLVSWSQSQEGVEAQFAEGPPWTGDLLIGADGVFSKVAALLRPERRLQYLGDRVWRGVVTDDTFCAGGDFFVYARGRGIYANFFDLGPDGEGNGRTHWGFFQEEELPDDRETRQRLLEEGVPAAALAKLPADAAAIIRATDPEGVVANWSFDIDPLPAFVAGRVALIGDAAHAMSSSQARGMTAGLEDAVALAAWLAPGSSATPELALQHYQQERLPVVHRYQERSRQVSHRTGRKRPPSRDSAGGPTA; translated from the coding sequence ATGAGTTCCGCCCCCGCCGGCCTTCGCATCGCCGTGGTGGGGGCCGGCAGTTCCGGCCTGCTGCTCTCGCTGATCCTGCAGCGCCAGGGCCATCGGGTCTCCCTGTTCGAACGCTCACCACGGCTGCGCACCGAAGGCTGCGGGATCCTGCTTGTGAAAAGTGGCGTCGAGGCGGTGGCCGCCGCCGCGATCCCCGGACTGCTCGACGATCTGCTGGCCGGTGGCCATCCGGTCCAGCGGTTCGTCTTCCGCAACCTGAGGGGTGATCTGATCGACGCCAGCCCGGCCGAACGGGAAGCCGACGCGTTGCCGTCGCTGCTGATTCACCGGCGCGCCATCCTGGACGCCCTCTGGCGCCATTTCGATCCCGCTGGCTTCCAGGGCGGTCGCTGCCTCGTCAGCTGGAGCCAAAGCCAGGAAGGCGTCGAAGCGCAGTTCGCCGAAGGCCCCCCATGGACGGGCGATCTGCTGATCGGAGCCGACGGAGTCTTTTCCAAGGTGGCCGCCCTGCTCCGCCCCGAGCGGCGCCTGCAGTACCTCGGCGATCGGGTCTGGCGCGGGGTCGTGACCGACGACACCTTCTGCGCGGGCGGGGATTTCTTCGTCTATGCCCGCGGCCGGGGCATTTACGCCAATTTCTTCGATCTGGGCCCCGATGGGGAAGGGAACGGGCGCACCCACTGGGGCTTCTTCCAGGAGGAGGAGCTCCCCGACGATCGGGAGACCAGGCAGAGGCTGCTGGAGGAGGGGGTGCCGGCTGCCGCCCTGGCCAAGCTGCCCGCCGATGCCGCCGCCATCATCCGTGCCACGGACCCGGAAGGGGTGGTGGCGAACTGGTCGTTCGACATCGACCCCCTGCCGGCGTTCGTTGCCGGGCGGGTGGCCCTGATCGGCGACGCCGCCCATGCGATGAGCTCTTCCCAGGCCCGGGGCATGACGGCGGGACTGGAGGATGCGGTGGCCCTGGCCGCCTGGCTTGCCCCCGGCAGCTCCGCCACCCCGGAGCTGGCCCTGCAGCACTACCAGCAGGAGAGGCTGCCGGTGGTGCACCGCTATCAGGAGCGCAGCCGCCAGGTCAGTCACCGCACGGGCCGCAAACGCCCCCCCAGCCGTGACAGCGCCGGGGGCCCAACCGCCTGA
- a CDS encoding ammonium transporter, whose product MFLERRQDPQLRRLAFFLLALGAGLLPLIAGAANAALALAPTDGADTLLMLVGSAMVLLMTPGLAFFYGGFTRSKNVLNGMMMSFFLIGLIGVLWVVIGYSLSFDSGFGNPFIGGLGSMFLHGVGGELGDQPLAAGFPISATSFALFQGMFAIITPALISGALVERVSFKAWFWFCLIWSLLIYAPMAKMVWGGGFIGPFGAIGAVDFAGGTVVRIASTGAVAGLVGITPAAGFL is encoded by the coding sequence ATGTTTCTGGAACGCCGCCAGGATCCTCAGCTGCGTCGCCTCGCCTTTTTTCTGCTCGCGCTTGGGGCCGGCCTTCTGCCGTTGATCGCCGGAGCCGCCAACGCCGCCCTGGCCCTGGCCCCCACGGATGGAGCCGACACCCTGCTGATGCTGGTGGGTTCGGCCATGGTGCTCCTGATGACGCCGGGCCTGGCCTTTTTCTACGGCGGTTTCACCCGTTCCAAGAACGTGTTGAACGGCATGATGATGAGCTTCTTCCTGATCGGGCTCATCGGGGTTCTCTGGGTGGTGATCGGCTACAGCCTGTCCTTTGATTCGGGCTTCGGCAACCCCTTCATCGGTGGCCTGGGATCCATGTTCCTGCATGGCGTCGGCGGTGAACTGGGCGACCAGCCCCTGGCCGCTGGGTTCCCGATCAGCGCCACATCGTTTGCCCTGTTCCAGGGCATGTTCGCGATCATCACCCCGGCCCTGATTTCCGGGGCCCTGGTGGAACGCGTCAGCTTCAAGGCCTGGTTCTGGTTCTGCCTGATCTGGAGCCTGCTGATCTATGCCCCCATGGCCAAGATGGTCTGGGGGGGTGGATTCATCGGACCCTTCGGTGCGATCGGAGCCGTCGATTTCGCCGGCGGCACCGTGGTCCGCATCGCCTCCACCGGTGCCGTCGCCGGCCTGGTGGGCATCACCCCGGCAGCGGGTTTTCTCTAA
- the hemN gene encoding oxygen-independent coproporphyrinogen III oxidase → MTPAATVSAPGASTIDLLLKHDRPVPRYTSYPTAAAFHGGVTAADLEIQLARPTDEPLSLYVHVPFCRNACWFCGCNRVTTGAGSKVVGPYLEALAAELELISRRSTQRRRLAQLHWGGGTPNYLTIPERESLWRLIERHFDLEDDLEASIEVNPEVLSREDVLALRRLGFSRISFGIQDADPLVQRAVNRVVPVDQLRRAMAWMREAGFASVNVDLICGLPLQTPERFDATLALVQDLRPDRVSLFSFAYLPDQLPLQRKIAPEDLPSQRQRLQMLESAASRLGGCGYDAIGMDHYALSGDSLAVAARQGRLHRNFQGYTTGGELELLGVGPTAISQFPGLFSQNQRDLKAYAASIAAGQLPVERGLVVCDPEVLERRELIREVMCHFQVAIDPERYAAEWAALGDLAGDGLVRLSQVDGLGLVEVTASGRWLIRTVAAVFDPSQRRAASGSRLI, encoded by the coding sequence ATGACCCCAGCGGCCACCGTTTCAGCGCCCGGCGCCTCCACCATTGATCTGCTGCTCAAGCACGACCGGCCCGTCCCCCGCTACACGAGCTATCCCACGGCCGCGGCCTTTCACGGCGGCGTCACGGCGGCCGACCTCGAGATCCAGCTGGCCCGCCCCACGGACGAACCGCTGTCGCTCTATGTGCATGTGCCCTTCTGCCGCAACGCCTGCTGGTTCTGTGGCTGCAACCGCGTCACCACCGGCGCCGGTTCGAAGGTGGTGGGTCCCTACCTGGAGGCCCTGGCGGCTGAACTGGAGCTGATCTCCCGCCGCTCCACCCAGCGGCGGCGCCTGGCCCAGCTGCACTGGGGCGGCGGCACCCCCAACTATCTGACGATCCCCGAGCGCGAAAGCCTCTGGCGGTTGATCGAGCGTCACTTCGATCTGGAAGACGACCTGGAGGCCTCCATCGAGGTCAACCCGGAGGTGCTCAGCCGGGAGGATGTGCTCGCGCTGCGCCGCCTGGGCTTTTCCCGGATCAGCTTCGGCATCCAGGATGCCGATCCCCTGGTGCAGCGGGCGGTGAACCGGGTGGTGCCGGTGGACCAGCTGCGCCGGGCCATGGCCTGGATGCGGGAGGCGGGCTTCGCCAGCGTCAACGTGGATCTGATCTGCGGTCTGCCGCTCCAGACGCCGGAGCGCTTCGACGCCACCCTGGCCCTGGTGCAGGACCTGCGCCCTGATCGGGTGTCTCTGTTCTCCTTCGCCTACCTCCCCGACCAGCTGCCCCTGCAGCGCAAGATCGCGCCGGAGGATCTGCCCTCCCAGCGGCAGCGGCTGCAGATGCTGGAGAGTGCCGCCTCCCGGCTGGGTGGGTGCGGCTACGACGCCATCGGCATGGATCACTACGCCCTCTCCGGCGACAGCCTGGCCGTCGCGGCCCGGCAGGGGCGCCTGCACCGCAACTTCCAGGGCTACACCACCGGTGGGGAGCTGGAGCTGCTGGGGGTGGGGCCCACGGCCATCAGCCAGTTTCCCGGGCTGTTCAGCCAGAACCAGCGGGATCTGAAGGCCTACGCCGCCAGCATCGCCGCCGGCCAGCTGCCGGTGGAGCGGGGGCTGGTGGTGTGCGATCCGGAGGTGCTGGAGCGGCGTGAACTGATCCGGGAAGTGATGTGCCATTTCCAGGTGGCGATCGATCCGGAGCGCTACGCCGCCGAATGGGCCGCCCTCGGGGACCTGGCCGGCGACGGGCTGGTGCGACTCAGCCAGGTCGATGGCCTGGGCCTGGTGGAGGTCACCGCCTCGGGCCGCTGGCTGATCCGCACCGTGGCGGCCGTGTTCGATCCCTCCCAGCGCCGGGCGGCCTCCGGCTCGCGGCTGATCTGA
- a CDS encoding P-II family nitrogen regulator, with the protein MKMITAMVRPSKVDAIKTALVALDIIGMTVTDSRGFGRQKGQVERYRGTEFTVEFLPKARIEIVVTSAKLDAAIAAITEAAHTGEIGDGKLFVTSVETVIRIRTGESGEATL; encoded by the coding sequence ATGAAAATGATCACTGCCATGGTCCGCCCCTCCAAGGTGGACGCCATCAAGACAGCCCTTGTCGCCCTCGACATCATCGGCATGACGGTCACCGACTCCCGTGGATTCGGCCGCCAGAAAGGCCAGGTCGAACGCTACCGAGGCACCGAGTTCACGGTCGAGTTCCTGCCCAAAGCCAGGATCGAGATCGTCGTGACTTCAGCCAAGTTGGATGCGGCCATCGCCGCCATCACCGAGGCAGCCCACACCGGCGAAATCGGCGACGGCAAGCTTTTCGTCACCTCCGTGGAAACCGTGATCCGGATCCGCACCGGAGAGTCCGGCGAAGCCACGCTCTGA
- a CDS encoding SDR family NAD(P)-dependent oxidoreductase: MTQPRTLLISGASRGIGRAIAERALADGHRLSLGVRDPARLPEGPLLEAARLSPEQVLLQTYDARDPSQASNWVAATLAQFGAIDGLVHCAGVFSRVGLLFEAGQEAEIEALWHVNLMGPWWLSRAAWPALVASGDGRVITLVSMSGQRVKGPLAAYPCSKFALMALCQSMRNEGWNAGIRVTAICPGWVNTSMASQVTAVSADAMTQPEDLAALTAELLRLPASAVPFELKINCVLEG, from the coding sequence ATGACCCAGCCCCGCACCCTGCTGATCAGCGGCGCCAGCCGGGGCATCGGCCGCGCCATCGCCGAGAGGGCCCTGGCCGACGGCCATCGGCTCAGCCTGGGGGTGCGGGATCCCGCCAGGCTTCCGGAAGGCCCGCTGCTGGAGGCCGCCCGCCTCAGCCCCGAACAGGTGCTGCTGCAGACCTACGACGCCCGCGACCCCAGCCAGGCCAGCAACTGGGTGGCAGCGACCCTGGCCCAGTTCGGTGCCATCGACGGGCTGGTCCACTGCGCCGGGGTGTTCTCCCGGGTGGGCCTGCTGTTTGAGGCCGGCCAGGAAGCGGAAATCGAGGCTCTTTGGCACGTCAATCTGATGGGACCCTGGTGGCTCAGCCGGGCCGCCTGGCCGGCACTGGTGGCCAGCGGCGACGGCCGCGTGATCACCCTGGTGTCGATGAGCGGCCAGCGGGTGAAGGGGCCCCTGGCGGCCTATCCCTGCAGCAAGTTCGCCCTGATGGCCCTCTGCCAGTCCATGCGCAACGAGGGCTGGAACGCCGGGATCCGCGTGACGGCGATCTGCCCGGGCTGGGTGAACACGAGCATGGCCTCCCAGGTGACGGCAGTTTCCGCCGACGCCATGACCCAGCCCGAGGACCTGGCCGCCCTCACCGCCGAGCTGCTGCGACTGCCCGCCAGCGCCGTGCCCTTCGAACTGAAGATCAACTGCGTCCTGGAGGGCTGA